Part of the Crossiella cryophila genome, CCAGCCCGCCAGGAGAACGAGCCCGGCCCGGTCGCTACTCCGGCGCCCCTCCTCCTCTCCGGTCGCACCCCCGCAGCCCTCCGCGCCCAGGCCGCAAAACTCCGCGACTACCTCACCACCCACCCCCACACCCCCCTCCCCGACCTGACCCACTCCCTAGCCACCACCCGCACCGCCTTCCCCCACCGCGCCGTCCTGCTCGCCGACCCCACCACCCTCGCCGACGGCCTGCGCGCCCTGCACGAGGACCTCCCCGCCCCCGGCCTCCTGCACGGCACCGCCCCACACCCCGCCCGCCCGGTCTTCGTCTTCCCCGGCCAGGGCGCCCAATGGCCCGGCATGGCCACCGACCTGATCGCGCACTACCCCGTCTTCGCCGCCCGCTTCACCGCCTGCGCCCAGGCCCTGGCCCCCTACCTCGACCGCCCCCTGGCCGAGCTGGCCGCGGACGAAGAAGCACTGTCCAGAGTGGACGTCGTGCAGCCCGTGCTGTGGGCGGTGATGGTCTCGCTGGCCGAGTTGTGGCGTTCCTTCGGCGTCGAACCCGCCGCCGTGCTCGGCCACTCCCAGGGCGAGATCGCCGCCGCCTGCGTGGCCGGGATCCTCTCCCTGGACGACGCGGCCCGGCTGGTCGCGTTGCGCAGCCGGGAACTGCTGCCGCTGGCCGGACATGGCGGCATGCTCTCGGTCACGCTGCCCGAGGCGCGGGTGCGGGAGCTGCTGACCCGTTGGGGCGACCGGCTTTCGGTGGCCGCGATCAACGGGCCGGCCACCATCGTGGTCTCCGGCGAGGACAGCGCGCTCACCGAACTGGAACGCGAACTCTCCGCCCAACGGGTCCAGCGCTGGCGGATCCCCGGCGTCGACTTCACCGCGCACTCCACCCAGATCGAGCAGATCGCCGCTCCGGTCCGCGCCTGCGCCCAGGACATCCGGCCCGGCAAGGCGAGCGTGCCGTTCTACTCCACTGTGGACGGTCGCTGGGTGGACGGGGCCGAGCTGGACGGCGAGTACTGGTACCGCAACCTCCGCCAGACCGTCCGCTTCGCCGAGGCCACCACCGCGTTGCTGGCGCAGGGGCATCGGGTCTTCATCGAGGTGAGCGCGCACCCGGTGCTCACCCCCGGACTGACCGAGACCGCGCACGAGTCCGAGCGGGAGGCGGTGGTGGTCGGCACGCTGCGCCGCGAGGACGGCGGGGTGCGCCGGGTGCTGGGCGCGCTCGCCGAGGCGCACGTGCACGGCGTGCCGGTGGACTGGACCCAGGTGGTGCCCGGCACGCGGATCCCGCTGCCCACCTACGCCTTCCAGCACGAACGCTTCTGGCTCAGCTCGGGTGCGCCCGAACCCACCGGCGACGGCCTGAGCTACCGGATCGACTGGATCCCGTTCACTCCAGCGCCCGCCCCGCCCGGGACCTGGCTGCTGCTCACCGCCGACGCCCAGGACGCCACCACCACCGCCCTCGCCACGGCACTGGCCGGACAGGCCGAGGTGCTCGAACTGCCCGCGACCACCGCCGACCGCGCCAACTTCGCGGACCGGCTGCGCGCGGCGGGCACCGAGTACACCGGCGTCCTCTCCCTGCTCGGACTCGCCCCCGGCGAGCACCCCAGCGGACTCTCCGCCGCCCTGGCCGCCACCCTCACCGCCGTGCAGGCCCTCGGCGACGCCGGGATCGAGGCCCCGCTGTGGTGCCTGACCCGCGCCGCCACCGGCATCGCGGAACCCGCCGATCCGGCCCAGGCCCAGCTGTGCGGGCTGGGCCGGGTGGCCGCGGTGGAGCACACCCGCCGCTGGGGCGGCCTGCTCGACCTGCCTGCCGGGGAGTTCGACCCCGCGCTGGTGATCGCGGCCCTGAGCGGTGCGGGGGAGGAGGACCAGCTCGCGGTGCGCGGCAACGGATTGCTGGCCCGCCGCCTGGTCCGTGCGCCCCAGCGCAGGTCCGTGCGGGACTGGCGGGCCGAGGGCACCGTGCTGGCCACCGTCAGCGTGCCGGTGCTCGCCGGACACCTGGCCCGCTGGCTGGCCGCCGCGGGCGCGAGTCACGTGGTCCTCGCCGGGGCCGAACCCCCGGACGTCGAGCAGTTGCGCGCCGAACTGGCCGAGGTCCGGCTCACCGTCATCGAACCGGACACCATCGTCGCGGTGGGCAAGCAACTCGCCGCCGACGGCGAACCGGTCCGCGCGGTCATCCACGCCGCAGGCACCCGCCCGGCCACCCCGGACGAACTCACGCCACTGGCCGACCTGACACCCGCCGACCTCGCCCGCGTCCTGGCGTCCACAGTGGACAGTCTGGACGCGGTCACCGAACTGGCCGGGGACAGCGCGGAACTCGTGTTGTTCTCCTCCATCGCGGGCATCTGGGGCAGTGGCGAGCACACCGCGCTCTCCGCCGCCAACGCCCACCTGGACGCCACCGCCCAGCGCCGCCGCGCCACCGGCCACCCCGGCACCGCGGTCGCCTGGGGCCTGTGGGACTTCGGCTACCAGGTCGACGCCCCGGACTTCGGCCTGCGCCTGCTCGACCCGGCCGCCGCGCTCACCGCGTTGCGCGGCCTGCTCGACCGGGACGAACCCACCGGGGTGCTGGCCGACGTCGAGTGGACCCGGTTCGCGCCGCTGTTCACCGTGGCCAGGCCCAGCCCGCTGCTCACCGGCATCCCGGAAGCCGTGGAACACAACGCCGAGACCGGCGGCGAACCCGAACTGCTGGGCAGGCTCACCGCACTGGACCCGCCCGCCCGCCGGGCCGCCCTGCTCGACCTGGTGCGCGGGCACACCGCGGCCGTGCTCGGTCACGGCGACCCCGGCGCGATCGAGGCCGACCGGGCCTTCCAGGAACTCGGCTTCGACTCGATGATCGCGGTCGAGTTGCGCAACAACCTCACCAGGGCAACGGGATTGCGGCTGCCCACCACGGTGATCTTCGACTACCCGGCCCCCGGCGTGCTCGCCGAACACCTGCACGACGGGCTGTTCGGCGGCGATCACCGGCCACTCGTGCTGGCCGAACTGGACCGGCTGGAGAACGCGCTGGCCACCGGCGCCGACGGACTCGACCCCGGCGCGGACGCCGAGATCACCCGGCGGCTCAAGGACCTCCTGGACCGCTGGAACGCCAGGAGACCCGCGGACGGACCGGAGCAGGCCGATATCGGATCCGCCTCCGACGAAGAGCTGTTCGAGCTGATCGACAGCGACTTCGGCAGGCACTGACCAGCACACGACTTTCGCTCTGGGGGCGGTTTTAGATGTCGAACGAAGAGAAGCTCCGCGACTACCTCAAGCGGGTCACCACCGACCTGCGGGACACCAGCGCGCGGCTGCGTGAGCTGACCGACAAGGCCAGTGAGCCGATCGCGATCGTCGGCATGGCCTGCCGCTACCCCGGCGGGATCAGCTCGCCGGAGGACCTGTGGCGGCTGGTCGCCGAGGGCCGGGACGCCATCGCCGGGTTCCCGGCCGACCGCGGCTGGGACACCGAGGGGCTCTACCACCCGGACCCGGACCACTCCGGCACCAGCTACGTGCGTGAGGGCGGATTCCTCTCCGGCGTGGCCGATTTCGACCCGGCCTTCTTCGGCATCTCCCCGCGCGAGGCCCTGGCCATGGACCCGCAGCAACGCCTGCTGCTGGAGACCACCTGGGAGACCTTCGAACGCGCGGGCATCGACCCGGCGTCCTTGCGCGGCAGCGCCACCGGCGCGTTCATCGGGTGCAGCACCCAGGACTACATCCACGGCATGAAGCACATCCCGCCGGAGGTCGAGGGCCACCTGATGACCGGCAACGCGGCCGCCGTGGTCTCCGGCCGCCTCGCCTACACCTTCGGGCTGGAGGGCCCGGCGGTCACCGTGGACACCACCTGCTCCTCCTCCCTGGTCGCACTGCACCTGGCCGTGCAGGCCCTGCGCACCGGGGAATGCGATCTCGCACTGGCCGGTGGCGTGATGGTGATGTCCACCGCCTCGGTGTTCGTCGCCTTCTCCCGGCAGCGCGGCCTGGCCCCCGACGCGCGCTGCAAGACCTTCGCGGGCAGCGCCGACGGCACCAGCCTGGCCGAGGGCATCGGCGTGCTGCTGGTGGAACGCCTCTCCGACGCCGTCCGCAACGGCCACCCGGTGCTGGCCGTGGTGCGTGGCAGCGCGGTCAACCAGGACGGCGCGTCCAACGGTCTCACCGCCCCCAACGGTCCCTCGCAGCAGCGGGTGATCCGGGCCGCGCTGGCCAACGCCGGCCTGGCCGCGGCCGAGGTGGACGCGGTGGAGGCACACGGCACCGGAACCCCGCTGGGCGATCCAATCGAGGCCCAGGCACTGATCGCCGCCTACGGGCAGGGCCGGATGGACCCGCTGCGGCTGGGTTCGATCAAGTCCAACCTCGGGCACACCCAGGCCGCCGCGGGCGTCGCCGGTGTGATCAAGATGGTGATGGCGTTGCGGCACAACCGGTTGCCGCGCACCCTGCACGTGGACGAGCCCACCCCGCACGTGGACTGGACCGCCGGTGCGGTGGAGTTGCTGACCGAGCCGATGGACTGGCCGGACACCGGTCGCCCGCACCGGGCCGGGGTGTCCTCCTTCGGGATCAGCGGCACCAACGCGCACGTGATCATCGAACAGGCCCCCGCCGCCGACGAGCCGGAACGGACCGAGCTGCCCGTGGTGCCCTGGGTGCTCGCCGCCCGCACCGGCGAGGCGCTGCGCGCCCAGGCACACCGGCTGGCCGCGCACCTGGAGTCCGCCACCGGGTTCGGTCCGGCCGAGATCGGTCGCGCCCTGGCCACCGGGCGCGCCGGGTTCGAGCACCGCGCGGTGCTGACCGGCCGGTCCAGGGAGGAACTGCTCGCCGCGTTGCGGGCACTGGCCGCCAACACGCAGGCCCCCGGCCTGGTGCAGGGCACCACGACCCGCGGCGGCACCGCCTTCGCCTTCACCGGGCAGGGCGCGCAGCGGCTCGGCATGGGCCGGGAACTGCACGAGACCTTCCCGGTCTTCGCCGCCGCCTTCGCACAGGTGTGCACCGAACTGGACTTCGATCTCGTCCTGGAGATCTGGGGCGATGAGGAACGGCTCAACCGCACCGAATTCGCCCAGCCCGCGCTGTTCGCCATCGAGGTCGCGCTCTACCGGCTCCTGGAGAGCTGGGGCCTGCGGCCGGACGCGGTGGTCGGGCACTCGGTCGGCGAGATCGCGGCCGCACACGTGGCCGGGGTGTTCTCCCTAGAAGACGCCTGCCGCCTGGTCACCGCACGCGGCCGGTTGATGCAGGCGCTGCCCACCGGCGGCGTGATGGTGTCCGTGCGCGCGCCGCTGGCCGAGGTCGAGCCGCTGCTCACCGACCTGGTCAGCGTGGCCGCGGTGAACGGCCCGGAGTCGGTGGTGATCTCCGGGGCCGGGGCCGAAGTCTCGGCCATCGTGGAGATCCTGGTCGAGCGCGGGGTGAAGACCAAGCAGCTGCGGGTCTCGCACGCCTTCCACTCGCCGCTGATGGACCCGATGCTGGCCGAGTTCCGATCCGTGGTCGAGGGATTGTCCTTCGCCAGCCCGGAAATCCCGTTCGTGTCCACTGTGGAGGGTGATCCGGCCACGCCGGAGTACTGGGTGCGGCAGGTGCGGGAGACCGTGCGCTTCGCCGACGCGGTGACCACCCTGGCCGGACAGGGCGTGAGCCGGTTCCTGGAGGTCGGCCCGGACGCGGTGCTGGCCGGGATGATCCAGGACTGCCTGCCCGAGGCCGTGGTCGCGCCACTGGTGCGGGCCAACCGGTCTGAGCAGGTCACGCTGACCGCCGCCCTCGGCACCCTCACCGTGGCCGGGCACGCGCCGGACTGGCGGCTGTTCTTCCCGCCCGCGCGACCGGTGCCGCTGCCCACCTACCCGTTCCAGCGGGAGCGGTTCTGGGTGGACGGGGCCGAGGCGGTGGCCGAGGCCGTTGCCGGGCTGGAACTGGAATCCGACTTCTGGGACGCGGTGGAACGCGCCGACATGTCCGCGCTCTCCGCCGTGCTCGGCGCGGACGGGGCCGGGCAGGAATCCCTGGACGCGGTGCTGCCCATGCTGTCGGCCTGGCGGCGCAGGCGGCGTGACGAGTCCCAGGTGGACCGCTGGCGCTACCGGATCGACTGGCGGCCGATGCCGGTCGGCGACGGCCTGCTCACCGGGAACTGGCTGCTGGTCACCGCGGGCGAGCCGCACGGCCTGGACACCGCGCTGACCGCGGCCGGGGCCACCGTGCACTGCCTCGATGTGTCCGATGTGGACGATCGGGTCACGCTGACCGCCCGGCTGGCCGACCACCCCGACCTGACCGGAGTGCTGTCCACGCTGGCCCTGGACCACACCCCGCGGACCACCCTGGACACCCTCGCGCTGATCCAGGCCCTCGGCGACGCCGAGCTGGACGCCCCGCTCTGGCTGCTCACCCGCGCCGCCGCGGAAACCCCGGCGCAGGCCCAGCTCTGGGGCCTCGGCCGGGTGCTCGGCCTGGAACACCCGCAGCGCTGGGGCGGTCTGGTCGACCTGCCCGAGCAGCTCGACCAGGTCACCACGGACCGGCTGTGCGCGGTGCTGGCCGCACCCGGCCACGAGGACCAGCTGCGCCTGCGCGCCGAGGGCGTGTACGTGCGCCGACTGGTCTCGGCACCCACCGGCGGCGCCCCGGCCGGCCGCAACTGGCGGCCACGCGGCACCGTGCTGGTCACCGGCGGCACCGGCGGCCTCGGCGCGGAACTGACCCGTTGGCTGGCCGCCAACGGGGCCGCGCACCTCGTGCTCACCAGCCGCAGCGGCGTCAACGCACCGGGTGCCGCCGAACTCCTCGCCGAGGTCCAGGCCCTCGGCGTGCGGGCCACCGTGGCCGCCTGCGATGTCACCGACCGCACCGCACTCGCCGCCCTGGTCGAGGACCTGGCCGCCGCCGGTGACCCGGTCCGCGCGGTCCTGCACGCCGCCGGCGTGGTCGCCACCGGCACCCTGGCCGAGAGCACCCCGGCCGAGTTCGCGGACATCATCGCGGCCAAGGTCACCGGCACCGCCAACCTGGACGCCGTGCTCGGCGACACCGAGCTGGACGCGTTCGTGCTGTTCTCCTCCACCGCTGGCGTCTGGGGCGGCGGCGGGCACGCCGCCTACGCCGCGGCCAACGCGCACCTGGACGCCTTCGCCGCCCAGCGTCGGTCCCGTGGGCAGACCGCCACCGCGATCGCCTGGGGCGCCTGGGCGGAGAGCGGTAAGGCCGCCGACACCGAGGTCACCGGCTACCTGGCCCGGCGCGGCGTGCGCGGCATGCCGCCCGAACTGGCCCTGCGTGCCCTGCAACAGGCCCTGGACCACGATGACACCTTCGTGCTGGTCGCCGACATGGACTGGCCGCGCTTCGCCGCCGGGTTCACCTCGGCCCGCCCGCGCCCGCTGCTGGACGCCCTGCCCGAACTGGCCGCGGCCGAACCCGCCGCCCCGCTCACCGGCTCCGCCTTCGCCAGGGAACTGGCCGCACTGGAGGAAACCGCGCAGCGGCAACGGGTCCTGGCCCTGGTCCGGGAACACACCGCGGCCGTGCTCGGGTACGCCGAGGCCGCCCGGATCGAACCCGGCCGCAACTTCGCCGACCTCGGCTTCGACTCACTGGCCGCGGTGGACCTGCGCAACCGGCTGCGCGCCGCCACCGGCCACGAGGTGCCCACCACGGTCGTCTACGACCACCCCACCGCCGAGGAACTGGCCCGGCACCTGCACGAGCAACTGCTCGGCCAGTCCACCGACCTGCTCCCGGCCGCACTGTCCACTGTGGATGACGATCCGATCGTGATCGTCGGCATGGCCTGCCGCTACCCCGGCAACGTGCACTCCCCGGCCGAACTGTGGGAGCTGCTGCGCGCGGGCAGGCACGCCACCGGCCCGCTGCCCACCGACCGCGGCTGGGACACCCCCGGCCTCTACGACGCCGACCCCGGCGAGGGCGCCACCCGCATCACCGACGGCGCGTTCCTTTATGACGCCGCCGATTTCGACGCCGGATTCTTCGGCATCTCCCCGCGTGAGGCACTGGCCATGGACCCGCAGCAACGCCTGCTGCTGGAAACCTCCTGGGAGGCACTGGAGGACGCGGGCATCGACCCGGCCGCGATCCGGGGCAGTCAGGCCGGGGTTTTCGTCGGCACCAACGGCCAGGACTACACCTCGCTGTTCATGGCCGCCGGCTCCGGTGGCCTGGAGGGCTACCTCAGCACCGGCAACGCCGCCAGCATCCTCTCCGGCCGGATCGCCTACACCCTTGGCCTGTCCGGGCCCGCGGTCACCGTGGACACCGCCTGCTCCTCCTCGCTGGTCGCCCTGCACCTGGCCGCCGACGCCCTGCGCCGCGGCGAATGCGCGCTGGCACTGGCCGGTGGCGTCGCGGTGATGTCCACCCCGGTGGCCTTCACCGAGTTCAGCAAACAGGGCGCACTGGCCCCCGACGGCCGGTGCAAGGCCTTCGCCGCCGCGGCCAACGGCACCGGCTGGGGCGAGGGCGTCGGCCTGCTGCTCCTGGAACGGCTCTCCGACGCCCGGCGCAACGGACGTCAGATCCTGGCCATCGTCAAGGGCAGCGCGGTCAACCAGGACGGCGCCTCCAACGGCCTCACCGCACCCAGTGGAACTGCTCAGCAACGGGTGATCCGCCAGGCACTGGCCACCGCCGGACTGCGACCGTCCGAAGTGGACGCCGTCGAGGCGCACGGCACCGGCACCGCCCTCGGCGACCCGATCGAGGCGACCGCCCTGCTGGCCACCTACGGCCAGGACCGCGAACGGCCGCTCTGGCTCGGCTCGGTCAAGTCCAACCTGGGCCACACCCAGGCCGCCGCCGGGGTCGCCGGCGTGATCAAGATGATCATGGCGATGCGGCACGGTGTGCTGCCGCGCACCCTGCACGTGGACCAGCCCACCCCGCACGTGGACTGGACCGCGGGTGCGGTGGAACTGCTCACCGCCGACCAGGACTGGCCGCGCAACGGGCATCCGCGCCGGGCCGGGATCTCCTCCTTCGGCGTCAGCGGCACCAACGCGCACGTGGTCATCGAACAGCCCGAGGAGGTGGCCGCCGAGCCCGCGCCCGGACCCGAACTGTCCGCCTGGCCGCTCTCCGCCCGTAACCGCACCGCGCTGACCGCCCAGGCCAACCGCCTCGCCGCCTGGCTCACCGAGCACCCCGAGGCCACCCCGGCCGACGTGGCGCACTCCCTGGTCACCACCCGCAGCACGCACGAGCACCGCGCGGTGATCACCGGCGCGGACCGGGCCGAACTGCTCGCCGGACTCACCGCCCTAGGCCGCGGCGAGACCGCGCCCAACCTGGCCACCGGCGCCGCCACTCCGCACGCCGGACCGGTCTTCGTCTTCCCCGGCCAGGGCGCGCAGTGGGCAGGCATGGCCCTGGACCTCCTCGACACCGAACCGGCCTTCGCCGAACGCCTCACCGAGGCCGCCACCGCGCTGTCCGAGCACCTGGACTTCGCCGTGCTCGACGTGCTGCGCGGGCACCCGGACGCGCCGCTGCTGGAGCGGGTGGACGTGGTGCAGCCGGTGCTGTTCGCGGTCATGGTCGCGCTGGCCGAACTCTGGCGCGCCAAGGGCGTTGTGCCAGCCGCGGTGATCGGGCACTCCCAGGGCGAGATCGCCGCCGCCTGCGTCGCGGGCGCGCTGTCCCTGGCCGATGCCGCCAGGGTGGTCGGATTGCGCAGCCGCGAACTGCGCGCGCTGGCCGGACAGGGCGGCATGCTCTCGGTGATGCTGCCCGAGCAGCAGGTCCGCGAACTGCTGGACCGCTGGACCGATCAGCTCGCGGTGGCCGCGGTCAACGGACCGGCCACCGTGGTGGTCTCCGGCACGAACGAGGCACTGCTGGAGTTGGAGACCGAACTCTCCCGCCTCGGTGTGCCACGCTGGCGCATCCCCGGCGTCGACTTCATCGCCCACTCCGCACACGTGGAAGGACTCGCCGAGGCGATCAGGGCCGCCGTACGCCCGGTCCGCCCACAGGCCGCGAGCATCCCGTTCTACTCCACTGTGGACGGACGTTTCCTGGACGGCACCGAGCTGGACGGCGAGTACTGGTACCGCAACCTGCGGCACACCGTGCGCTTCGCCGAATCCGTCCGCGGCCTCCTCGATGCCGGTCACCGGATCTTCGTCGAGGTGAGCGCGCACCCGGTGCTCACCCCCGGCATCGAGGAGACCGCGCACGAGCACGGCGCCGAGGTGGTGGTGGCCGGTTCGCTGCGCCGCGAGGAGAGCGGCCCGCGCCGGATGGCGTTGTCCCTGGCGGAGGTGCACGTCAACGGGGTCGCCGTCGACTGGCGCACCAGCGGCGCCCGGCTGACCCTGCCCACCTATGCCTTCCAGCGCAACCGGTACTGGGTGGACATGAGCGGGGCCGCGATCCGCGCCGGCCAGCGCCAGCAACTGTCCACTGTGGACGCGATGCGGTACCGGGTCGGCTGGACCCGGCTGCCCGACCCGGCCCCGGCCCCGCTGACCGGCCGCTGGCTGCTGCTCACCACCGCCGCGGACACCCGCTACGCCACCGCCCTGCGGTCCCGCGGCGCGGAGGTCGTCGAACACCTCGTGGACCCGGTCAACCCGGACTTCACCGCTGTCCTGGCCCAAAACCCGGACTGCACCGGCATCCTGTCCCTGCTGGCCACCGCCGAGCAGCCGCACCCGGACCACCCCGCGGTCCCGGCCGGACTGGCCGCCACCCTGGCCCTGCTCCAGGCCATGGCCACTCAGCAGAGCAGCTCGAAGCTGTGGTGCGCCACCCACGGCGCGGTCGCGGTGAGCGCACCCAAGGAGGCACACAGCCCTGAGCAGGCCATGATCTGGGGCCTCGGCCGCACCGCCGCACTGGAGTACCCGGCCAGCTGGGGCGGTCTGATCGACCTGCCAGCCGACCCGGACGAACGCACCCTGGACCGGCTGTGCACCGTGCTCGCCGGTCAGTCCGAGGACCAGATCGCGTTGCGGCCCAGTGGTTTCCACGGCCGCCGGATGCGCCGCGCGCCACTGGGCGCGGCCGCCCCGATCCGGCACTGGCGACCGCGCGGCACCGTGCTGGTCACCGGCGCCACCGGCGCGCTGGGCCCGCTGCTGGCCCGCTGGCTGGTCGAGCAGGGCGCCCAGCACCTGGTCCTGGTCAGCCGTGGTGGCGAGGACACCCCCGGCGCGGCCGAACTGCGGGCCGAGCTGACCGAGTCCGGCGCGGACGTGCACATGGCCGCCTGCGACATCACCCAGCGCGAACAGGTCGCCGACCTGCTCACCGGCCTGCGCGCACAGGGCCACACCGTGCGCTCGGTGGTGCACGCCGCGGCCCTGATCGGCCTCGCCCCGATCGAGGGCACCGACCTGTCCGAGGTCGCCGAAGTCCTGGCCGCCAAGGTGCTCGGCGCCCGCCACCTGGACGAACTGCTCGACCCCGCCGAACTGGACGCGGTCGTCCTGTTCTCCTCGCTGGCCGGACTCTGGGGCAGCTCCGACCACGCCGCCTACGGCGCGGCGAATGCCTACCTGGACGCGCTCGCCCAGCGCCAGCGCGCCCGCGGCATCCCCTCGATGTCGGTCGCCTGGGGTGTCTGGCACGCCGCCAACCCACGCCGAGGCGCCACCGCGGAGACCGCGGTCCAGGCCGGGGAACGGTTGCGGCGGCAGGGTTTGCCGTCCTTCGACCCGCAGCTGGGCTTCCAGGGCCTGCGCGCGGCCCTCGACCACGACGACGCCGCACTGGCCATCTGCGAGATCGACTGGGACCGCTTCCTGCCGGTGTTCACCCTGAACCGGCCCAGTCACCTGTTCACCGAGGTCCCCGACGCCCAGCAGGTGGAGGGCGACACCGCGGGCGCCAGCGAACTGGCCACCCGGATCATCGCGCTGCCCGAGGCCGAGCAGGAATCCGAACTGCTCGACCTGGTGCGGGCCCGCGCCGCCGCCGTGCTCGGGCACGCCGGCGCGGACGCGGTAGAGGAGGACCGGGCCTTCCGGGACCTCGGCTTCGACTCACTCAGCGCGGTCGACCTGCGCAACGAGCTGAAGACGGTCACCGGCCTGCGGCTGCCCGCCACCCTCGCCTTCGACTACCCGACCCCACGCGAACTGGCCGCGTACCTGCGGGCCGAACTGCTCGGCGCGGCCGCCACGCCGGTGGCCGCGCTCACCGTCACCGCGGCCAACGACGAGCCGATCGCCATCCTCGGCATGAGCTGCCGCCTGCCCGGCGGGGTCGCCTCGCCCGAGGACCTGTGGGCCCTGCTCACCACCGACGGCGACGCGATCGCCCCGTTCCCCACCGACCGCGGCTGGGACCTGGACGCCCTCTACGACCCGGACCCGGACAACCTCGGCACCTGCTACGCCCGCGAAGGCGGCTTCGTCCGCGGCGTGGACGGCTTCGACCCCACCTTCTTCGGCATCTCCCCGCGCGAGGCGCTGGGCATGGACCCGCAGCAACGCCTGCTGCTGGAAACCAGCTGGGAAGCCTTCGAGCGGGCCGGGATCGACCCGGCCACCCTGCGCGGCAGTCACACCGGCGTGTTCATCGGCGCCGGATTCCAGGGCTACGGCGCACTCGGCGACGGCCTCACCGGCGGCGCGGCCAGCGTCGCCTCCGGTCGCCTGGCCTACACCTTCGGGCTGGAGGGCCCGACCCTCACCGTGGACACCGCGTGCTCCTCCTCGCTGGTCGCCCTGCACCTGGCCTGCCAGGCACTGCGGGCGGGGGAGTGCACCACCGCGCTGGCCGGTGGCGTCACCGTGCTGTCCACCCCGCTCGGCCTGATCGACTTCTCCCGGCAGCGCGGCCTGGCCCAGGACGGCCGGTGCAAGGCCTTCTCCGCCGCCGCGGACGGTATCGGCATGGCCGAGGGCGTGGGCATGCTCATGCTGGCCCGGCTCTCCGACGCCGAGCGCCTGGGTTACCCGGTGCTCGCGGTGGTGCGCGGCTCGGCGGTCAACCAGGACGGCGCGTCCAACGGCCTCACCGCGCCCAACGGCCCGTCCCAGCAACGGGTGATCCGCCAGGCCCTGGCCAACTCCGGCCTTCGACCGTCCGATGTGGACGTTGTCGAGGCGCACGGCACCGGCACCTCGCTGGGCGATCCCATTGAGGCGCAGGCATTGCTGGCCACCTACGGGCAGGACCGGGAGGTGCCGCTGCTGCTGGGTTCGGTCAAGTCCAACCTGGGGCACACCCAGGCCGCCTCCGGGGTCGCCGGGGTGATCAAGATGGTGCTGGCGTTGCGGCACAACCACCTGCCGCGCACGCTGCACGTGGACGAGCCCTCCCCGCACGTGGACTGGACCGCGGGCAAGGTCGACCTGCTCACCGAACCCACCGACTGGCCGGAAGCCGGTGCGCCGCGCCGGGCCGGGGTGTCCTCCTTCGGGATCAGCGGCACCAACGCACACGTGATCATCGAGGCCGCCCCGGCCCAGACCCCGGTCGCCGAGGAGCGGACCGAACCCGCGGTGCTGGTCTGGCCGCTGTCCGGCCGCACCGGGAACGCCCTGCG contains:
- a CDS encoding type I polyketide synthase → MRHFLKQVTAELYDTRARLREVEDAAREPVAIVGMGCRLPGGAATPELLWQLVDGGVDAVRGFPRDRGWDLRPSADYAQVGGFLAEAAEFDAAFFGISPREALAMDPQHRLLLETTWETVEHAGLDPATLHGTATGVFVGCSNQDYLAGPRTLPAEVSGHLMTGNSNAVASGRIAYTLGLSGPAVTIDTACSSSLVALHLAAQALRSGECDLALAGGVTVLSTAAVFTELAKQGGLAGDGRCKAFAAAADGAGWGEGAGILLLQRLSDAERDGRQILAVLRGSAVNQDGASNGLTAPNGPAQQRVIRAALAAARLAPTEVDVVEAHGTGTALGDPIEAQALLATYGQDRDRPLWLGSVKSNLGHTQAAAGVAGVMKMVLALRHQRLPRTLHVDEPTPQVDWSAGAVSLLTEPVPWPVGERPRRAGVSSFGIGGTNAHVIIEEAPAPARQENEPGPVATPAPLLLSGRTPAALRAQAAKLRDYLTTHPHTPLPDLTHSLATTRTAFPHRAVLLADPTTLADGLRALHEDLPAPGLLHGTAPHPARPVFVFPGQGAQWPGMATDLIAHYPVFAARFTACAQALAPYLDRPLAELAADEEALSRVDVVQPVLWAVMVSLAELWRSFGVEPAAVLGHSQGEIAAACVAGILSLDDAARLVALRSRELLPLAGHGGMLSVTLPEARVRELLTRWGDRLSVAAINGPATIVVSGEDSALTELERELSAQRVQRWRIPGVDFTAHSTQIEQIAAPVRACAQDIRPGKASVPFYSTVDGRWVDGAELDGEYWYRNLRQTVRFAEATTALLAQGHRVFIEVSAHPVLTPGLTETAHESEREAVVVGTLRREDGGVRRVLGALAEAHVHGVPVDWTQVVPGTRIPLPTYAFQHERFWLSSGAPEPTGDGLSYRIDWIPFTPAPAPPGTWLLLTADAQDATTTALATALAGQAEVLELPATTADRANFADRLRAAGTEYTGVLSLLGLAPGEHPSGLSAALAATLTAVQALGDAGIEAPLWCLTRAATGIAEPADPAQAQLCGLGRVAAVEHTRRWGGLLDLPAGEFDPALVIAALSGAGEEDQLAVRGNGLLARRLVRAPQRRSVRDWRAEGTVLATVSVPVLAGHLARWLAAAGASHVVLAGAEPPDVEQLRAELAEVRLTVIEPDTIVAVGKQLAADGEPVRAVIHAAGTRPATPDELTPLADLTPADLARVLASTVDSLDAVTELAGDSAELVLFSSIAGIWGSGEHTALSAANAHLDATAQRRRATGHPGTAVAWGLWDFGYQVDAPDFGLRLLDPAAALTALRGLLDRDEPTGVLADVEWTRFAPLFTVARPSPLLTGIPEAVEHNAETGGEPELLGRLTALDPPARRAALLDLVRGHTAAVLGHGDPGAIEADRAFQELGFDSMIAVELRNNLTRATGLRLPTTVIFDYPAPGVLAEHLHDGLFGGDHRPLVLAELDRLENALATGADGLDPGADAEITRRLKDLLDRWNARRPADGPEQADIGSASDEELFELIDSDFGRH